A single genomic interval of Agarivorans aestuarii harbors:
- a CDS encoding GNAT family N-acetyltransferase, with protein MDSQVTIRPAKIEDAAAISELLRYLSRRYLVGDFSEQGAKRLLKAMNKAAISSYINQGFCYHLAEQQNNGDAQLLGVVATRDNSHLYHLFVAEPAQGKGLASRLWQHARAACLANGNQGEFTVNASLGAKAMYQAWGFVAEQEQRNTKGIIDVPMRLILNEQTKETKCNSHS; from the coding sequence GTGGATTCACAGGTAACTATCCGCCCCGCCAAAATAGAGGACGCCGCAGCCATTAGTGAACTGTTAAGATATTTATCGCGCCGTTATTTAGTCGGCGATTTTTCCGAGCAGGGCGCAAAGCGTTTATTAAAAGCCATGAACAAAGCGGCTATTAGTTCTTACATTAATCAAGGTTTTTGCTATCACTTAGCCGAGCAGCAGAATAACGGCGATGCCCAGCTGCTGGGCGTGGTCGCAACCAGAGATAACAGCCACCTTTACCATCTATTTGTTGCCGAACCTGCTCAGGGTAAAGGCTTGGCCAGTCGCTTATGGCAACATGCTAGAGCAGCCTGTTTAGCCAATGGTAATCAGGGAGAGTTCACGGTAAATGCATCACTGGGTGCTAAAGCAATGTATCAGGCTTGGGGCTTTGTTGCCGAGCAAGAACAGCGCAATACCAAGGGCATTATCGATGTGCCGATGCGCCTAATACTTAATGAGCAAACTAAGGAGACAAAATGCAACTCGCACAGCTAA
- a CDS encoding NAD(P)/FAD-dependent oxidoreductase, with amino-acid sequence MKAQHANSYYAASANLQLDYPQLQGEHQADVCVVGAGITGASTALELASQGYKVILLEGSRVGWGASGRSGGQAIFGWASEQSTLEKLVGKDDAKKLWDLSVESLAVTKDNIRKHQIDCDWQDGQIHVAIKDRHVRELKEWQQQLSEDYGYEHLEYWSQDKLESQLKSPRYLGGMFDSNSGHLHPLNYTLGLVKAAENAGASIYEDSKVIKIEHGAKVKLHTAQASVSCQHVVLACNAYMEGLNSKLESKVMPVGTYICATKPLGEQRARELIANNMAVCDINFVLDYYRCSGDHRMLFGGRVSYSGIEPRDLAQTMKQRMDWVFPQLSDEPVEFAWGGNVGITINRAPHFGRIAPNVYFAQGFSGHGIAATGLAGKLMAESIMATSERFDIFDKIPHMPFPGGRLLRTPALVLAMTYYRIRDLL; translated from the coding sequence ATGAAAGCGCAACATGCAAATTCATATTATGCAGCAAGTGCCAACCTACAGTTGGACTATCCGCAGCTGCAAGGCGAGCATCAAGCTGATGTATGTGTAGTAGGGGCAGGTATAACCGGCGCTAGCACCGCACTAGAGTTAGCCAGCCAAGGTTATAAGGTTATTTTGCTGGAAGGCAGCCGTGTAGGCTGGGGAGCCTCGGGACGAAGTGGCGGGCAAGCGATTTTTGGCTGGGCCAGTGAACAGTCCACCCTAGAGAAATTAGTGGGTAAAGATGATGCAAAAAAACTCTGGGATCTCTCGGTTGAATCGCTAGCTGTTACTAAAGACAACATTCGTAAACACCAAATTGACTGTGATTGGCAAGATGGCCAAATTCACGTTGCTATTAAAGATCGCCATGTTCGCGAGCTAAAAGAATGGCAACAACAACTCAGTGAAGACTACGGCTATGAGCATTTAGAATACTGGTCGCAAGACAAACTCGAAAGCCAGTTGAAAAGCCCACGTTATTTAGGCGGGATGTTTGATTCAAACAGTGGCCACTTACATCCACTTAATTACACCTTAGGCTTGGTAAAGGCTGCCGAAAATGCTGGCGCTAGCATTTATGAAGACAGCAAAGTCATCAAAATTGAACACGGTGCTAAGGTTAAGCTTCATACCGCGCAGGCTAGCGTTAGTTGCCAACATGTAGTGTTGGCTTGTAATGCTTATATGGAAGGATTAAACAGTAAGTTAGAAAGCAAAGTCATGCCGGTGGGTACTTACATTTGTGCCACTAAACCTTTAGGGGAGCAACGTGCCCGTGAGCTAATTGCCAATAACATGGCGGTATGCGACATCAACTTTGTATTGGATTACTACCGTTGCTCTGGCGATCACCGAATGCTGTTTGGTGGCAGAGTGAGTTATTCGGGCATTGAGCCTCGTGATTTAGCCCAAACCATGAAACAGCGTATGGATTGGGTATTTCCACAATTAAGTGATGAACCGGTAGAGTTTGCCTGGGGCGGGAATGTAGGTATTACCATTAACCGTGCGCCTCATTTTGGCCGAATAGCACCCAATGTGTATTTTGCTCAAGGCTTCTCGGGCCATGGCATTGCTGCCACGGGTTTGGCGGGTAAGCTGATGGCGGAATCGATTATGGCTACCTCAGAGCGCTTTGATATATTCGATAAAATTCCTCACATGCCTTTTCCTGGCGGACGTTTATTGCGTACCCCGGCTTTGGTGCTTGCTATGACCTATTATCGAATCCGAGATTTGCTTTAG
- a CDS encoding glutamine synthetase family protein produces the protein MDNVRKWFEENRITEVECLIPDITGNARGKIIPASKYLKEGGMRLPESIFYQTVTGDWPEDDDLFDWTEKDMNLEPDTDSVRFVPWAKEPTAQLIHDCYDSQGQLIGMAPRSVLKKVLALYEKEGWKPIVAPELEFFLVKKNLDWDYPLEPPIGRNGRPETARQSFSIDAVNEFDPLFEDMYDYCEAQNLDVDTLVHESGAAQMEINFDHGEPTLACDQVFLFKRTMREAALQHDTYATFMAKPMEDEPGSAMHIHQSLVDTNGNNLFANEDGSNSQMFLSFIAGLQQFTPASIAFYAPNVNSYRRLMFGDSAPINLQWGIDNRTVGLRVPLSDPQNRRVENRFAGADANPYLAMALTLACGYIGMKKQLTPSAQETGDVSEDRYTLPGTLEEALVKLEQCEELKEILGERFVNCYVAVKRKEYQTYFKVISSWEREFLLLNV, from the coding sequence ATGGATAACGTCAGGAAGTGGTTCGAGGAAAACCGAATAACCGAAGTTGAATGCCTCATCCCCGATATTACTGGTAATGCCCGCGGCAAAATTATCCCAGCTAGCAAGTACCTCAAAGAAGGTGGCATGCGCCTCCCTGAATCAATTTTCTACCAAACCGTCACAGGCGACTGGCCAGAAGACGATGACTTGTTTGACTGGACCGAGAAAGATATGAATCTTGAGCCAGACACCGACAGCGTGCGCTTTGTGCCCTGGGCTAAAGAGCCTACCGCCCAGCTTATCCATGACTGTTATGACAGCCAAGGCCAACTAATTGGCATGGCGCCACGTTCAGTACTGAAAAAAGTACTCGCCCTTTATGAGAAAGAAGGCTGGAAGCCGATTGTAGCGCCAGAGCTAGAATTTTTCTTGGTGAAGAAAAACCTCGATTGGGATTACCCATTAGAGCCACCCATTGGACGTAATGGCCGACCAGAAACAGCACGTCAGTCTTTTAGCATTGATGCGGTAAATGAGTTTGATCCGCTGTTTGAAGACATGTACGACTACTGCGAAGCACAGAACCTAGATGTAGATACCTTGGTTCATGAATCTGGCGCTGCACAAATGGAAATCAACTTTGATCACGGCGAGCCAACTTTAGCCTGTGACCAAGTATTCCTTTTCAAACGCACCATGCGCGAAGCCGCCTTACAGCATGATACTTATGCCACATTCATGGCTAAACCGATGGAAGATGAACCCGGCAGCGCCATGCATATTCACCAAAGCTTGGTAGATACCAATGGCAATAACTTATTCGCTAACGAAGATGGCAGCAACAGCCAAATGTTTTTAAGCTTTATTGCTGGTTTACAGCAATTTACCCCCGCTAGCATTGCCTTTTATGCCCCTAATGTGAACAGCTATCGACGTTTAATGTTTGGCGATTCGGCGCCAATTAATTTGCAATGGGGCATCGACAATCGCACCGTGGGTTTACGTGTGCCACTATCAGATCCGCAAAATCGCCGCGTAGAAAACCGCTTTGCCGGTGCCGATGCCAATCCTTATCTAGCCATGGCACTTACCTTAGCCTGTGGCTACATAGGCATGAAAAAACAACTAACTCCTTCCGCCCAAGAAACTGGTGATGTGAGTGAAGACCGTTACACCCTGCCCGGCACTTTAGAAGAAGCATTAGTTAAGTTAGAGCAATGCGAGGAACTCAAGGAAATACTTGGTGAGCGCTTTGTGAACTGTTACGTGGCAGTAAAACGTAAGGAATACCAAACCTACTTCAAGGTCATTAGTTCTTGGGAACGTGAGTTTTTGTTACTCAACGTATAA
- a CDS encoding aldo/keto reductase, giving the protein MAASPINQVFPKASRLVYGCMGLGGNWDNSPITQDHLNQAHTAIDAALEIGINYFDHADIYTMGKAEQVFGQVLAQRPELREQIILQTKAAIRFGDEQWCGRYDWSADYIRQSVEDSLRRLQSDSIDVMMLHRPDPLAEMDEVAAVLSELKDSGKVQHFGVSNMSGAQIAHLQSLLSFPLVANQLEMSLSKLDWLDHNIAVNDEQAKGHSFAPGTLEYCAMNKVQIQAWGSLSRGLFSGADLSNASQAQRDTAQLVRQYADQNSTSPEAVVLAWLMRHPAGIQPVIGSVNPDRIRACGDATKLQLSREQWYQLYVTSRGKALP; this is encoded by the coding sequence ATGGCTGCATCACCGATTAATCAGGTTTTTCCTAAGGCAAGTCGCTTAGTATACGGCTGCATGGGTTTAGGCGGAAACTGGGACAACTCTCCTATAACGCAAGATCACTTAAACCAAGCGCATACTGCTATAGATGCGGCCTTAGAGATAGGCATTAACTATTTTGACCACGCCGACATCTATACCATGGGTAAAGCTGAGCAGGTTTTTGGTCAAGTATTGGCACAGCGTCCAGAGTTGCGTGAGCAAATTATTCTGCAAACCAAAGCGGCCATTCGTTTTGGCGATGAGCAATGGTGTGGTCGCTACGATTGGTCGGCGGATTACATTCGCCAAAGTGTTGAAGATTCGCTGCGCCGCTTACAAAGCGACAGCATTGATGTGATGATGCTGCACCGCCCAGATCCCTTGGCTGAAATGGACGAAGTGGCCGCGGTGCTTAGCGAGCTTAAAGATAGCGGTAAAGTGCAGCACTTTGGCGTATCTAACATGAGTGGAGCACAAATTGCGCATTTACAATCATTACTGAGTTTTCCGCTAGTGGCTAATCAGTTAGAGATGAGTTTGTCGAAACTAGACTGGCTTGATCACAACATTGCAGTAAACGACGAGCAAGCAAAAGGCCACAGTTTTGCGCCTGGTACACTTGAGTACTGCGCGATGAACAAAGTGCAAATTCAAGCCTGGGGAAGTTTATCGCGTGGTTTGTTTAGCGGCGCTGATTTATCTAACGCCAGCCAAGCTCAGCGTGATACCGCACAGCTGGTTCGCCAATATGCCGATCAAAACTCCACTTCGCCAGAGGCCGTTGTACTGGCGTGGTTAATGCGTCATCCGGCTGGTATTCAACCAGTGATTGGCAGTGTGAACCCAGACCGGATTCGTGCTTGTGGCGACGCTACTAAACTGCAGCTTAGCCGTGAACAATGGTATCAGCTGTATGTCACTTCGCGTGGCAAGGCTTTACCTTAA
- a CDS encoding DUF3291 domain-containing protein: MQLAQLNIATAKDDLDSPLLKDFVDNLDPINAIADASEGFIWRLKDDTGNATDVQAFDNPRMIVNLSVWQSLASLQHFMFKTHHIDIMKRRAEWFDKSPLATYVLWWVEDGHVPSTAEALERLELLRQHGDTAQAFSFKKTFSAEDALQR; this comes from the coding sequence ATGCAACTCGCACAGCTAAATATTGCCACTGCCAAAGACGATCTAGATTCACCCCTGCTCAAAGATTTTGTCGATAATTTAGATCCCATTAATGCCATTGCTGATGCGAGCGAGGGCTTTATTTGGCGGCTTAAAGATGACACCGGCAATGCCACCGATGTTCAAGCCTTTGATAACCCAAGGATGATTGTCAACCTGTCGGTATGGCAGTCCTTAGCTAGTCTGCAGCACTTTATGTTTAAAACCCATCACATCGACATTATGAAACGCCGGGCAGAGTGGTTTGATAAATCGCCGTTGGCCACTTACGTATTGTGGTGGGTGGAAGATGGCCATGTTCCCAGCACCGCTGAAGCACTGGAGCGTTTAGAATTATTAAGGCAGCACGGAGATACTGCCCAAGCCTTTAGTTTCAAAAAAACATTTAGCGCAGAAGATGCCTTACAGCGCTAA
- a CDS encoding glutamine synthetase family protein, whose product MLKHQPQIQPISMLQQVDDFLAAHPQLESVDLMLSDMNGVIRGKRIEAASLAKIAQEGMCLPASVFALDICGDTVEQTGLGFEQGDGDRICHLLPNSLSMIPWKKNAAQALLTMHEVDGSAFFADPRQLLSKVLQGLHQQNLFPCVAIEWEFYLLDARSENRQPQAPLLPKSQQRMQQTQVYSLDELDEFDEFIRDIQDYCHTQNIPSDNVIAEYAPGQFEVTLQHQHDPLLACDQAILLKRAIKAVAKQHGYLATFMAKPYAEHSGNGCHVHISMLDKQGHNLFSTEQSLLEYALAGLLDTMPQAIALLAPNANSYRRFQPDMFVPLQANWGWDNRTVALRIPSGSTENTRIEHRVAGADCNPYIVMSALLVGISYGIEQQRDCPKAVSGDASKVPAPALPCSWQQALAEFEHSTLWSLLGADFSHVYHANKLNEWQRFEAQVTPLEQQWYQQMV is encoded by the coding sequence ATGTTGAAACACCAGCCACAGATTCAGCCAATCAGTATGCTTCAGCAGGTGGATGATTTTCTGGCAGCACATCCGCAATTAGAGAGCGTAGATCTGATGCTGTCTGACATGAATGGCGTGATCCGCGGTAAGCGTATTGAGGCGGCGTCTCTAGCGAAAATAGCGCAGGAAGGCATGTGTTTACCTGCCTCGGTATTTGCGCTAGATATTTGCGGTGACACCGTAGAGCAAACTGGCTTAGGCTTTGAGCAAGGAGATGGCGACCGTATCTGCCATCTGTTGCCAAATAGTTTGTCGATGATTCCTTGGAAAAAAAACGCCGCGCAAGCTTTGTTAACCATGCATGAGGTGGATGGCTCAGCCTTTTTTGCCGACCCTCGGCAACTGCTTAGCAAGGTATTGCAAGGATTGCATCAGCAAAATTTGTTTCCCTGTGTGGCCATTGAATGGGAGTTTTACTTACTTGATGCACGCAGTGAAAACCGTCAACCACAAGCGCCGCTGTTGCCAAAATCGCAGCAACGTATGCAGCAAACTCAGGTTTACTCTTTAGATGAACTCGATGAGTTTGATGAATTTATTCGTGATATTCAGGATTACTGCCATACCCAAAATATTCCCAGTGACAATGTCATTGCAGAATACGCTCCCGGGCAGTTCGAAGTCACTTTGCAGCATCAGCACGACCCGCTGTTGGCCTGCGACCAAGCCATTTTATTGAAACGAGCAATTAAAGCGGTAGCCAAGCAACATGGCTACCTAGCCACGTTTATGGCCAAACCTTATGCCGAGCACTCTGGCAATGGCTGCCACGTGCACATTAGCATGTTAGATAAGCAGGGCCACAACCTCTTTTCCACTGAACAGAGCTTGTTGGAATATGCTTTGGCAGGGCTATTAGACACCATGCCGCAGGCGATTGCTTTGTTAGCGCCTAATGCCAACTCATATCGCCGATTCCAACCAGATATGTTTGTGCCGCTTCAAGCCAATTGGGGCTGGGACAACCGCACTGTTGCCTTGCGCATTCCTTCTGGCAGCACCGAAAATACTCGCATTGAGCATCGCGTAGCAGGGGCTGATTGTAATCCTTATATTGTAATGTCGGCCTTATTGGTTGGGATTTCCTATGGCATTGAGCAGCAACGTGACTGCCCTAAAGCGGTGAGCGGCGATGCCAGCAAAGTGCCAGCGCCTGCCCTGCCTTGTTCTTGGCAACAGGCCTTAGCCGAATTTGAGCACTCTACTTTGTGGTCGCTACTCGGTGCCGATTTTAGCCATGTATACCATGCCAACAAACTTAACGAATGGCAGCGCTTTGAGGCGCAAGTAACCCCTCTAGAGCAGCAGTGGTATCAGCAAATGGTGTAG
- a CDS encoding MATE family efflux transporter, translating to MLSKNINLQFWRYSIPSVVAMIVSGIYLIVDGIFIGQVLGAEGLAAINLAWPIIFLVTGLGLMVGVGGGALISIATGEGKTEKAQSLLTHALLLMLLMAVLFSVILACLGSAPISLQGASGNIQSMAESYLSILGNGALVVLFSCALPILIRNDNSPNFATLLMIIGAVANIGLDYLFIVKWDWQLAGAAYATLGAQALVMLLAFAYFFSRYSSLSFQVSGFCLKPKYLANISNLGLSSFFTTVYTAFITLVHNYLFLRYGSITETGAYAIVLYLSVIYYFIAEGFANGMQPLISYNFGAKRYDNVLKVMALGFSIILGSGVAAVFLMNLFSEFSVSVFNSDDPELLAATVSGIRLHLWAMPLDGLIFTGAVVFQSINRANRATFISVGNMAIQLPFMLLLPVAFGVVGIWLVMPLSTVILSAVVTWWLLKLVQQLKVETA from the coding sequence ATGCTTAGTAAAAACATTAACTTACAATTTTGGCGCTATTCCATTCCTTCGGTAGTGGCAATGATAGTAAGCGGTATTTATCTGATTGTAGATGGCATTTTCATTGGCCAAGTTCTCGGCGCAGAAGGGCTAGCGGCGATTAACTTAGCTTGGCCGATTATATTTTTAGTCACCGGCCTAGGTTTAATGGTGGGTGTGGGTGGCGGGGCATTAATATCTATTGCTACTGGCGAGGGAAAAACTGAAAAAGCCCAAAGCCTATTAACTCATGCCTTGCTGCTGATGCTACTAATGGCAGTGCTTTTTAGTGTTATTTTAGCCTGCTTAGGCTCTGCTCCTATAAGCCTGCAAGGTGCCAGCGGTAACATTCAATCCATGGCCGAAAGCTATCTGAGTATATTAGGAAACGGAGCACTGGTTGTATTGTTTAGCTGCGCGCTGCCCATCTTGATTAGAAACGACAACTCCCCCAATTTTGCCACCCTGTTGATGATCATCGGTGCTGTAGCCAACATCGGCCTCGACTATTTGTTTATTGTTAAGTGGGATTGGCAGCTAGCTGGTGCAGCCTATGCCACCTTGGGCGCGCAAGCCTTAGTAATGCTGTTGGCCTTTGCTTACTTTTTTTCTCGCTACAGCAGCTTGAGTTTTCAAGTTAGCGGTTTTTGCTTAAAGCCAAAATATCTAGCTAATATAAGCAACTTAGGCTTAAGCAGCTTTTTTACCACGGTGTACACCGCCTTTATTACTTTGGTGCACAATTATTTATTCCTACGTTATGGCAGCATTACCGAAACCGGTGCCTATGCCATTGTGCTGTATTTAAGCGTAATTTATTACTTTATTGCGGAGGGTTTTGCCAATGGCATGCAGCCTCTTATCTCCTATAACTTTGGCGCTAAACGCTACGACAATGTACTAAAAGTAATGGCTTTGGGTTTTAGCATTATTTTAGGCAGCGGAGTGGCTGCGGTATTTCTAATGAACCTGTTTAGCGAATTTAGCGTGTCGGTATTTAACAGCGATGATCCAGAGCTATTAGCTGCAACGGTAAGCGGGATCCGCCTGCACCTTTGGGCGATGCCATTGGACGGTTTGATTTTTACCGGCGCGGTGGTGTTTCAGTCAATTAATCGTGCCAATCGAGCCACTTTTATCTCGGTGGGCAATATGGCGATTCAACTGCCATTTATGCTGCTGTTGCCGGTCGCTTTTGGTGTAGTAGGTATTTGGTTGGTGATGCCGTTATCTACGGTAATTCTTAGTGCAGTGGTGACTTGGTGGCTGCTAAAACTGGTACAACAGTTAAAAGTTGAAACGGCCTAA
- a CDS encoding transporter substrate-binding domain-containing protein, whose product MKHLFLVVFTSLSLCSISIAAELSPQLVRHIAPQGEKDLRNLYFIDLLDLVLSKTEQELGPFRLESNKAKMSQNRSLLQLQNNDGIDVVWTMSTAEREEALLPIRIPLLKGLLGQRLLMIRQQDIGRFAKVESLQDLQAFSAGQGSGWPDNKILRANNIGVIEGMNYEGLFGMLQRQRFDYFPRGINEIFDELEQHKSENFVAEPHLVISYRAPIYYFVSKQNRELAARIEQGLWIAFSDGSFDALFSRYQYDNLVNELRSRTVIKLNNPYLHASTPSEQSPLWLKFN is encoded by the coding sequence ATGAAACATCTATTTCTCGTTGTTTTTACCAGTCTATCGCTCTGTTCGATATCTATTGCCGCTGAGCTAAGCCCCCAGCTGGTGCGCCATATTGCGCCGCAAGGCGAAAAAGACTTACGAAATCTCTATTTTATCGATTTACTCGACTTGGTCTTATCTAAAACTGAGCAGGAGCTTGGGCCGTTTCGTCTTGAGAGTAATAAAGCCAAAATGAGCCAAAATCGCTCCTTGCTGCAGCTGCAAAATAACGACGGTATTGATGTGGTGTGGACAATGAGCACCGCAGAGCGAGAAGAGGCCTTATTGCCCATACGGATCCCACTGTTAAAAGGGCTGCTTGGACAGCGCTTATTGATGATTCGCCAACAAGATATTGGTCGTTTTGCCAAGGTGGAATCTCTTCAAGACTTACAGGCCTTTAGTGCAGGCCAAGGCAGCGGCTGGCCAGACAACAAAATACTGCGTGCTAACAATATTGGTGTAATTGAAGGCATGAATTACGAAGGTTTGTTTGGCATGTTACAACGTCAGCGCTTTGATTATTTCCCGCGTGGAATTAACGAGATCTTTGATGAGTTAGAGCAGCATAAAAGTGAAAACTTTGTGGCCGAGCCGCACTTAGTAATTAGTTATCGTGCGCCTATCTATTATTTTGTAAGCAAGCAAAACCGCGAGTTAGCAGCGCGTATTGAACAAGGTTTATGGATCGCCTTTAGCGATGGCAGCTTTGATGCACTGTTTTCTCGCTATCAATACGACAATCTAGTTAACGAGCTAAGATCTCGCACGGTGATTAAACTAAATAACCCCTATTTACACGCTAGCACCCCTAGCGAACAAAGCCCGCTTTGGCTTAAGTTTAACTAG
- a CDS encoding glutamate synthase-related protein gives MTKAIIADNKPKKVSLTKGDQYYFCSCGRSKSQPFCDGSHAGTGLSPKAFTAEESGDAYLCACKSTANSPFCDGSHKQFSAEQIGQAAPQPKAKDAAPQAKPTTEEPTVTFIHQLAREGLSQLGHHGAMTSMGVPRHLLPHWDDIQVMVAQMARKPLMEDQPVATELIIGPEAKKPLQLKIPLFVSDMSFGALSEEAKTALAKGAELVGTGICSGEGGMLAEEQQQNSRYFYELASAKFGYQESLLTQVQAFHFKGGQGAKTGTGGHLPGNKNHGKISLVRGIAEGQPAISPPTFADLHSSKDFKHFADRVREITGGIPIGFKLSANHIERDIQFALDSSADYIILDGRGGGTGAAPVIFRDHISVPTIPALARARRYLDQQGASGSVSLIITGGLRLPMDFVKAMALGADGVAVSNSALQAIGCVAARICNTNNCPAGIATQNADLRQRLNVDKSAQQLANFFDASVALMQVMARACGHHHLNQFTKDDLATWHREMAHLSGIAYGGFSAV, from the coding sequence ATGACTAAAGCGATTATTGCCGATAACAAACCCAAGAAGGTGAGTTTAACTAAGGGAGACCAATACTACTTTTGCAGCTGTGGTCGTTCTAAATCCCAACCCTTTTGTGATGGTAGCCATGCAGGTACCGGCCTTAGCCCCAAGGCTTTTACCGCAGAAGAAAGTGGTGATGCTTATTTATGTGCGTGTAAATCCACCGCGAATAGCCCGTTTTGTGATGGTAGCCATAAACAGTTTAGCGCCGAGCAGATTGGCCAGGCGGCACCACAGCCCAAGGCCAAAGATGCCGCACCGCAGGCCAAGCCTACAACTGAAGAACCCACCGTTACCTTTATTCATCAACTGGCGCGTGAAGGTTTGTCTCAGCTTGGTCACCATGGGGCAATGACCTCAATGGGAGTGCCTAGGCATCTTCTGCCACATTGGGATGATATCCAAGTGATGGTGGCGCAAATGGCGAGAAAACCCTTGATGGAAGATCAGCCAGTGGCCACCGAATTGATTATTGGCCCAGAAGCTAAAAAACCGCTGCAACTGAAAATTCCTCTGTTTGTTTCTGATATGAGTTTTGGCGCTTTATCGGAAGAAGCGAAAACCGCATTAGCTAAAGGCGCTGAGCTGGTCGGAACAGGGATTTGTTCTGGTGAAGGCGGCATGTTGGCTGAAGAGCAGCAGCAAAATTCCCGTTACTTTTATGAGTTAGCCAGCGCAAAATTTGGTTATCAAGAATCACTGCTTACTCAAGTTCAAGCTTTTCACTTTAAAGGAGGGCAAGGTGCAAAAACCGGTACCGGAGGGCATTTACCAGGCAATAAAAACCATGGCAAAATTTCTTTAGTTCGCGGCATAGCTGAAGGACAACCTGCAATCTCCCCGCCCACCTTTGCCGATTTACACAGCAGCAAAGACTTTAAACACTTTGCCGATAGGGTGCGTGAAATAACTGGCGGCATTCCTATTGGCTTTAAGTTAAGTGCCAACCATATCGAGCGAGATATTCAGTTTGCCTTAGATAGCAGCGCTGACTACATCATATTAGATGGGCGTGGTGGCGGTACTGGTGCGGCACCAGTAATATTTAGGGACCATATTAGTGTGCCTACCATTCCGGCCTTAGCCAGAGCGCGACGCTATCTTGATCAACAAGGTGCCAGTGGCAGCGTAAGTTTGATAATAACTGGCGGTTTACGCCTACCTATGGACTTTGTCAAAGCCATGGCTTTGGGGGCCGATGGCGTTGCGGTATCTAATAGTGCCTTGCAAGCCATAGGTTGCGTGGCAGCGCGGATCTGTAATACCAATAACTGCCCGGCAGGGATTGCGACCCAAAATGCCGATTTACGCCAGCGTTTAAATGTGGACAAGTCGGCCCAGCAACTGGCTAATTTCTTTGACGCTTCGGTAGCGCTAATGCAGGTTATGGCGCGAGCATGTGGGCATCATCATCTTAATCAATTCACTAAAGACGACTTGGCAACTTGGCATAGAGAAATGGCGCATTTAAGTGGCATTGCTTACGGAGGCTTTAGCGCAGTGTAG